The Azospirillum brasilense sequence CACCGACGGCGGCACCGCGATCACCGGCTCCGGCGGCGTCGCGAGCACCGCCGGGGTCGGGGGTGCGGTGAAATCCACCGCCAACTGCTCGACCGTCATCGACCCGGCGCCAGCCGCCACCTCCGCGCCGAACTGGAAGCCCAGGATCCAGTCGGTCTCGTTGACGATCCCGCGGGTCTGAAGCTCGTCCAGCAACCCGTCCAGGTCCAGCGTCCCGGCAAGCCGGTCGTCGCCGTATTGCAGGACCGTGTATTCCCAGTCGATCGGATTGCCGTCCACCCCACCGCTGAACACCGGCTTGTTCCACAGGGTGGCGTCCCCCTGCGCGTCGGTCAGCGTGGCGACCGGCTCCCCGGCGGGGGTGAAGTAGCCGCTGTGCAGCCACACCATCACCTCGTCGGTCACCCCTTCGATCCCCTTTTTCGGATCGTCGCCGATCCACAGGCTGACGGCGACGTTGTAGAGGTTGGTCGCACCGGTCAGGCCGACCTTGTAGGTCACGTCGAAATTGGGCAGGTCGGCGATCCGCGCCGGCAGGACCGCGCTGGTGGACGGCGCGCCGTTCCACGGGTTGACGCCGTGGGTCAGTTCCGGATAGGCGCGCACCGGGTAATTCTCGTAGGTCAGGGCGCGCCGGCTGTCGTAGGGCCAGTTCCAACTGATCACCGTCCCGTTCGGAAAGGCCGCTTCGTCGAGGGCGATGGACTGGGTGAAGTCCTTGCCGCTGCGGTAGCCGCCCGGATTCCAGACGTTGCTGCTGGCTGCCCAGCCGCCCGCCTCCAGGCGGTCGGCGCTTCCCGTCAGCGTCGTGGTCATGGTGGGTCCCCGCTCCGTCCTGTTCTGTCCGGCGTCGGGGCTTCAACACGGGCGGGCGGCGATGATCGCGGTGGCGCTCAGCCCCCCATGGACAGCCGGCGGTCGATGTCACGGGCGAGCCGGTCCATCGGACTCTCCGGCTCGATGGCGTCGAACCACTTGTTGTGCCAGTGGAAGCAGAAGGCGCCGGGGAAGAAGCTGTCGAGGTCGAACGCGACCGGCGACGCCTTCATGAAATCCTTGAAGTGCAGCACGGGATTGTCGATCCACCCGGCGTCGAACCAGGGGCAGGGCAGCACGAGGATGTCCATCGGTGTGTCGTAGACCAGACCGGCCTGCTGGAAGCCCCAGCCGCGACCGCGGTTCCGGATGAACGCGATGTTGCCCTTCATCGCCTCCGACCGCGGCGTGGGGGAGATGTAGAGCGCGCCGTTGGGATAGTTCTGCCGCTCCCATCGATAGGCCAGGATCTTGCCGGGAAACTGGTTCAGGAGCGGTGTGACGCTTCTCAGGAACAGGCAGTCGAGGTCGAACCAGACGCCGCCGTGTTTGTAGAGCAGGATGTACCGGACGATGTCGGAGTAGAAGGATGCGTCGAGCGACCGCCCGAAATCATAGCCTTCAAGAAAGGTCCCGCGGCACTCGTCGCGCTCGGAGAAGGCACGGATCTCCGCGTATTTTGCGATTTCATTCCGATACGCGTTGTCAACGCCGTTCTGCGTCCAGACGATGATCCTGTTTGCCTTGCCGCGCACATTGAACAGATGGCAGCTTTTCACCGAAATCAGGTGCTTCTCGTTCAGCGCGCCGTCCCAATAGGCATGGAAGGTGAGCGGCTCGGCCGGAGGCGTTTCGTCCTTGATGAGCTTGGCGACCTCGAGCGAGAGAAGTTCATGGGAGAAATCCTCCGGCGAGAACTTCAGCACTTCCATTGGTGGCCCCTTTGCGACGCTGTTCTTGGGGAATTCTCCCGTCGAATGCCGTTATGCAACAGGTCCGGCAGGGCCGGCAACCTCACCCCAGCGGAAGACGGGCGCCCGGCGGCCGGGCGCCCGCTTCTCCTGCGGAGGCCGTCACTTGTCCTTGCGGGTCAGCAGGAAGGCGAAGACGCCGATGGTCACGACGAACACGCTGACGGCGCCGACCAGGGCGATGGTGGTGGTGGTGTCGAAATTCATGGCGCGCTCTCCTTGGTGGACGAGAAAGACGGGATCAGGGACCGAGGAAGACGGTTTCGTGCTGGACGGTCAGCCCGTCCGGCTGGCGGGTGACGACGAAGGCCGCGGGAGTCGAGGGCTGGCGCAGCGTCTCCTTCGGCACGCGGACCAGCACGCGGTGGGTCGCCACGCTGTCGGGATCGGCCTGGACCAGGACGGAGCCCTCCGCCGGCTCGCCCTCGCCGCCGGCCACCGACAGGACGGCGCCGGGAAGCCCGGTGACGGACAGGCGGTAGGTCTGGGCCGCCCGCGTCATGTTCAGGACCTTGACCGTGTAGGCGTTCTGGACGTCGCCATTGGACAGGGTGACGAACAGCGGCGCGCGGTCGCGCAGGATGTTCACGTCCACCTTCGGCTTCAGCACCAGCCCGGCGGCCATCATCCCGCCGACGACGGTCAGCAGCAGCGCGTAGACGATGGTGCGCGGGCGGATCGGCTTGAAGGCCGGCTTGGCGCCGTTGGCCCGCGCGATCTGGGCGTTCAGCGAATCGAAGCGGACCAGATCGCCGGGCCGCCCGATCCTCGCCATCACGTCGTTGCAGGCGTCCACGCACAGGCCGCAGCCGATGCAGGCGAGCTGCGGGCCGTTGCGGATGTCCACCCCGGTCGGGCAGACATGGACGCAGGCCCCGCAATCGATGCAGTCGCCCAGCCCCGCCGCCCTGCGCTCCTCCCAGCTTTGCGAGCGCTTCAGGTGGCCGCGGCCCTCGCCCCGCCAGTCCTCATAGGTGACGGTCAGGCTCTCCTCGTCCTGCATCGCCGCCTGGAAGCGCGGCCAGGGGCACATGTAGATGCACACCTGCTCGCGCGCGTGGCCGGCCAGCAGATAGGTGGTGGCGGTGAACAGCCCGATGAACAGCAGCACGGACGAGGACGCCTCGAACCGCAACATCTCCAGCGCCAGGGTCGGGGCGTCGTTGAAGTAGAAGACCCAGGCGCCGCCGGTCAGCAGCGCGATCAGCAGCCAGGCGGCGTGCTTGGCCGCCTTCCTGCCCAGCTTGGCCGGCGACCAGGGGGCGTGGTCGAGGCGGATGCGGTCGCCGCGGTCGCCCTCGATCCGGCGCTCCACCCATAGGAACAGGTCGCTCCACACCGTCTGCGGGCAGGCGTAGCCGCACCAGACGCGGCCGGCCAGCGCGGTCGCCAGGAAGAGGCCGATGGCCCCCAGGATCAGCGCGCCGGTCAGGTAATAGACCTGCTGCGGCCACAGCTCGATGAAGAAGAAATACAGGCGGCGGCCCGGCATATCCACCAGCACCGCCTGATCCGGCGCATTGGGGCCGCGGTCCCAGCGAATCCAGGGGGTAACGTAATAAAGGCTCAGCAGACAGATCAGCGTCAGCCATTTCAGCCGGCGGAAGGTGCCGGCGACCGACTTCGGGTAGATCTTGTCGTGCTTGGCGTAGAGGCCACTCTTGCGCGCGGATTCCGCGGGGCGGGAGGCGGTTTGCGGTTCGGTGGTGGAAACGCTCATCATGCTCGTCCGTGGTTCGGCCCGCGGACATGGGTGCAGAGGGGGCAGGGCAGGGGGCGGGCCGTTCCCCAGGCTAGGCAGACGGCGCGGCGCCGCCTTTGCGAATCCGCAAACGGACGAGGGTGGAGCGTCGATTCTTATCGGCGGACGCGCCGGGGTGCGGAGCGTGCCCCGGCTCAGGGCAGCAGGATCGCCGACTGCCATTGCTGGAGGAAGCGCTCCCGCTTCAGCCGGTCGAGGAAGACCAGCAGGGCCGGGCTGAGGGCGATGGGGTGCAGCGGCGCCGCCGTGCTGGAGCGCAGGCCCGACGCCGAGGCCTCCCGCTTGATGCCGGAGGAGATGGCGTAGAGGGCGGAGCGGTCGGCCACCACCTCCTGCCCGCGCGGCGACAGCAGGTAGTCGATGAACGCCCCGGCGAGCTGCGGCCGGGGCGCCGTCCGGGGGATCACCGCGACGCGGGAGATGACCAGCGTGTAGTCCTCCGGCACCACGATGCCGATGGGCGCCCCCGCCGCCGCCCGCGCCCGCGCGTAGGAGCCGAGGACGTTGTAGGCGATCAGCACCTCGCCGCGCTCCACCAGATCGAGGATGTCGCCGGAGCAGCAGGCCAGCCGCGCCTGGGCGTTGCCCATCATCGCCACGAGCTGCCAGTACTGGCCGAACAGCAGGGCGTCGTGGGCGGCCAGCAGATAGCCGATGCCGCTGGTGGCGGTGTCGTAGGTGGCGACGCGCCGGCCGAAGCGCGCCGGGTCGTCGCGCAGCAGCCGGATCAGCGCGGGGCGCGTGCGCGGCACTTCCGCGTCCGGCAGGAGGTTGCGGTTGTAGGCGATCACCGCCGGCTCGAATGTGAAGCCGAACGCCTCGTCCCGCCAGTTCGCCCAGTCCGGCAGGGCGTCCGTCAGGGCGGAGCGGTGGGGCTGGGTGTGGCCGTCGTTGACCAGCTTCACCTGCAGGTCGGAGGCGGAGCTGATGAGCAGGTCGGGGGTCTCCGCCGCGGTCCCCTTGGCCGGCGCGGCCACCGCCTCGGCGTAGAGGTCGGCGGTGTCCATGTCCTTGTATTCGATGGTGACGTCGGGGTGGAGTTGCTGGAAATCGAGGACCAGCGGCTCGATGGCCTGGCGGTCGGTGGCCGAATGGATGCGCAGCCGCTCCCGCTCGCCGCCGGGGGCGGAATAGGTGATGAGCTGCGCCGCCTGCGCCCAGGGGGACCAGAGCAGGGTGCAGAGGACCAGAAGCGGCAGCAGGGCCCGCGCGGCTCCTCCCGGCGCCGGGGCAGTGCCGTCCGCCGCGAGGAAGTCGATGCGCGCGATCAGCCCGCCGCCGGGACGGTCGAGCAGCGCGAACGCCGCCCCGTGCGCCTCCACCACCGAGGTGACGATGGCGAGGCCGAGGCCGCTGCCCGCCACCCCGGAGGCGGAGCTGCCGCGCCCGAACCGCTCCAGCACGCGGCGCTTCTCGGCGTCCGGCACGCCGGGGCCGCGGTCGGCAATCTCCACGCGCAGGCCGCGCCCGTTCGGCGAAGGGGTCAGGGTCAGGTCGATGGGGCCGGACGGGCCGGCGTACTTCACCGCGTTGTCGAGCAGGTTGGTCAGCGCCTCGCGCAGGCTGATGGCGTCGCCGGGGACGGTGGCCGCCTCCGCCGCGCGGTCGATGTCGAGGCGGATCGCCGTGTCGCCGGCCACCGCGCGGGCGCGCTGGAACACCTGCTCCAGCAGGGCGCCGAGATCGACGTCCTCGGGCTTCAGCGCCTCGCTGCGGTGAATCACCATGGCGTGGTTGAGGAGCTGGCTGGTGAGCTGGCTGGCCTCCACCGCGTTGCGGTGCACGCGCTGGGCGATGCGGTGCAGGGCATCGGGATCGTCCTCGTCGATGGCGAGTTCGGCCTGCAGGCGCAGGCTGGCCAGCGGCGTGCGGATCTGGTGGGCGGCGTCGGCCAGGAAGGTCTGCATGGTGTCGAGGTTGGATTGGAGCCGGGCCATGAGCTGGTTGATCGCCTGGACGAGCTGCGAGACCTCCTGCGGCGGCGGCATGGCGATGGGGGAGAAGTCGTGGGGCTGCCGCTCGCGGATCATCCGCTCCAGCGAGCCCAGCGGGGCCAGCGCCTGCCGCACCCCGAACCAGATCAGCCCGCCCGCCGCGACCACGGTGAAGGCGATGGGCAGGAAGGCGTTCGCCAGGATGTCGCGGGCCAGCGCCCCGCGCTCCTCCCGCGTCTGGGCGACGGCGATGGTGACCCAGCCGCCAAGCTCCGGCTGCGTGGCGAAGCGCTTCAGGACGGCGACGCGCACCGGCATGCCGCGGAAGATGGCGTTCTCGAACCGGGTGGCGGAATCGCCGCCGGCCGCGCCGGCGACCCCGGTCCTGGGAGGCGCCACCGGCAGGTCGTGGTAACCGGTGATCAGCTCGCCGTCCGGCGCGGTGATCCGGTAGAACACGCGGTCGCGCCGCGCCTGGGCCAGGATGCCCAGCGACGAGTAGGGCAGGTCGACGGAAAAGCGCCCGTCCTCCACCCGCACCGTGTCGGAGATCGACAGCGCCGACGCCATCAGCAGCCGGTCGAAGGCGGCGTCGGCGGCGCGCTGGGCGTAGGCGTTGATGAACAGGAACAGCCCGGCGGTCAGAACGGCCAGCACGCCGAGCAGCCGGATGAACAGCCGCCGCCGCAGCGAGAATCCTTCAGCCTTCGGCACACACTTCCGCCACATACCCGAGCCCCCGAACCGTCCGGATCTCCACCGACGCGCCCTCCAGCTTGCGCCGGAGGCGGGAGACATACAACTCGATGGCGTTCAGCGCGGTGGGCTGGTCGAGGCTGAACAGCCGGTCCATCAGGTCTTCCTTGGACAGGACCGTGTTCAGGTTGCTGAGGAACAGCTCCAGCAGCCGGAACTCGCGGCCGCCGAGATCGACGGGGCGGCCGTCGACCAGCACCTTCTTGGCCGCGGCGTCGAAGACCAGATTGCCGAACTGCGTGCGCGAGGAGGCGAGCCCGTGCGAGCGGCGCAGCAGGGCGCGGCAGCGGGCCTCCAGCTCCCGCAGGTCGAAGGGCTTCACGATGAAGTCGTCGGCGCCGAGGTCGAGCAGGTCGACCCGGACATTCACCTGGGAGCGGGCGGTCATCACCAGCACCGGCGTGGCGTCGCGGCGCTGGCGCAGGCGGTTCAGCAGCGTCTGCCCGTCCACCCCCGGCAGCATGATGTCGAGCAGGACGAGCTGGTACGCCTCCTGGCGCAGCAGCTCCTCCGCCTCGTCGCCGGTCGGCGCCCAGTCGACGGCGTAGCCCAGCTTGCGCAGCCGGTGGACGATGGCGTCGGCCAGATCCTCGGTGTCCTCGACGACGAGTATGCGCATGGTCCGTCTCCCGGTGCCGGGGCACCGTAATGCACAAATCAGTGGGCCATGAAGATGGGAATGGCGGGTGGTTCGCGCAGCACATCGAGCGTCACGCCGCCCCACACCCGTTCGCGCACACGGCTGTGGCCGTAGGCGCCCATCACCAGCAGGTCGCAGCCGGCTTCCGCCGCCGTCTCCTGCAAGGCCCGCCCGACCGCCCGGCCCGACGCCGTAACCCGGCGGATCGACGCCGCGACGCCGTGCAGCGCCAGATAGGCCGACAGGCGGTCGGGGTCGGCGGTGCGCCCGGGGTCGGCGACGTCGGCCGACAGGATGACCGCCTTGCCGGCGCGCTGCAGAAGCGGCAGCGCCGCCGCGACCGCCCGCGAGGCCGCAGCCCCGCCGTCCCAGGCCACCGCCACCGCAGAGCCGACCGAGGCCGGTTCGGCCGCCGGGGCCAGCAGCAGCGGGCGGCCGGAGCCGAACAGGCTGGCCTCGATGGCCGGCCCCATGGCGTTGGTCCCGTCGGAGGTCTGCGCGATCACCACCAGATCGGCGAGCCGCGCCTCCTCCGCCAGGGTCTCGGCCAGCGGACCGGTCGCCTGCTGCCAGGAGGCGGTCGGACCGTCCGCGCCCGCGACGCCGCCGGTCAGGCTGTCCGCCTCGGCGGCGCCGAAGCGGCCGCGGAATTCCTCGAACAGCTCGTGGGCGGAATCGACCACGCGCGCCTGATCCTCCTGCCCGATGCGGATGAGCTGCTCGACCAGCGCCTTGGGGATCGCGGCGCTTTCGACGGAGGTGCGGATTTCGACCTGCGGCATGACGCTCAACCCCTCGACATGGGCGCGGAAGCGGCCGGCGAGCAGAAAGGCCGTGGCGATGGCGCGGCGGTCCAGCGGCCGCCCGGTCAGGGGAACGAGAACCTTCTTGATCATCGGATTCGCTCCGTCACGATAGCCAGGAGGTGTGCATGAGGACTTCGTTGCTGCCGCGCCAGATCATGTCGAGCGCCACATAGGTGATGATGGCGAGACCGACCCAGCCGACCCAACGGTGCTTGTGCAGGACGTGGGCGATCATGTTGGCGGCGGCGCCCATCAGAACGACGGACAGCAGCAGGCCGATGACCAGGATGGTGGGGTGGTCCTTGGCCGCGCCGGCCACCGCCAGAACGTTGTCGAGCGACATCGACACGTCGGCCACGACGATCTGCCAGATGGCGGCACCCACCGTGACGCCGCCGACCGCGGCACCGGCGGCGGCGTTTCCGGACACCCCCACCGGCGTGTCGGGGGCCTCCATCGCCTCGTCGGGCGCCACCTCGTCCGTCCCGTGGGAGCGCAGCTCGCGGAACATCTTCCAGCAGACCCACAGCAGCAGCACGCCGCCGGCCAGAGTCAGCCCGATGATGGCGAGGAGCTGGGTGGTGATCAGGGCGAAGAAGATGCGCAGGACGATGGCGGCGCCGATGCCCCAGAAGATCACCTTGCGGCGCTGCGCCAGCGGCACCGCGGCGGCGGCCATGCCGACCACGATGGCGTTGTCGCCGGCCAGCACGAGGTCGATGGCGATCACCTGCCCGAGGGCGGCGAGCTGCGACCAGAGATCGACGCTTTCCATGGAAAAGTCCTTCGAAGAATGGCCGAAGAGTGGCGGTCTTACGTCGCGGGATGGCTGCCGGACGGGGAGGCGCTGCCATCCTTGCCCGCGCCCTTGGCCGCGCTGTTGCTCCGGTAGCGCACGACCATCGGGCCGATCACCAGCAGGGCCGCGATGATCAGCAGGGCCGCCGAGATCGGGTGGGTCAGGAAGACCGACGGGTCGCCCTGGCTGATCGCCAGCGCGCGGCGGAACTGCTGTTCGGCCAGCGGCCCCAGGATCAGCCCGACCACGCAGGGCGCCACCGGCACGTTCAGGACGCGCATGCCGAAGCCGAGCAGGCCGATCACCCACAGGATGACCAGATCGATGACGTTGTTGTTCAGCGTGTAGGCGCCAAGCGACGAGAAGACCAGGATGCCGGCGTACAGCCAGGGCCGCGGGATCAGCAGCAGCTTCACCCAGAAGCCGACCAGCGGCAGGTTCAGCACCAGCAGGAGCACGTTGCCGATGTAGAGGCTGGCGATCATGCCCCAGACCAGCTCGGGGTTGTTGTCGAACAGCGTCGGGCCGGGCTGCAGGCCGTATTGCTGGAAGGCGGCCAGCATGATGGCGGCGGTCGCCGAGGTTGGCAGGCCGAGCGACAGCAGCGGCGCCAGCACGCCGGCGGCCGACGCGTTGTTGGCGGCCTCCGGACCGGCGACGGCCTCGATGGCGCCCTTGCCGAACTCCTCCGGCTTCTTCGCCAGACGCTTCTCGACCAGATAGGACAGGAAGGTCGGGATCTCGCTGCCGCCCGCCGGCAGGGTGCCGATGGGGAAGCCCAGAAGCGTGCCGCGCAGCCACGGCTTCCAGGAGCGCGCCCAGTCCTCGCGGCTCATCCATTTGGAGCCCTTGAGCGCGTAGATCTCCTCCGTCTCGAAGCGGTGGCGGGAGGCGACGTAGAGCGTCTCGCCGACCGCGAACAGGCCGACCGCGACGACCACCGTGTCGATGCCGTCGAGGAGCTCGGGCACGCCGAAGGCCAGCCGCGCCTGACCGGTCTGCATGTCGATGCCGACCAGACCCAGCGCCAGACCGAGGAACAGGCTGGCCAGACCGCGCGCCAGCGAGCTTCCCAGCACCGCGGTGACGGTGGTCAGCGCCAGCACCATCAGCGCGAAATACTCGGCCGGG is a genomic window containing:
- a CDS encoding response regulator transcription factor translates to MRILVVEDTEDLADAIVHRLRKLGYAVDWAPTGDEAEELLRQEAYQLVLLDIMLPGVDGQTLLNRLRQRRDATPVLVMTARSQVNVRVDLLDLGADDFIVKPFDLRELEARCRALLRRSHGLASSRTQFGNLVFDAAAKKVLVDGRPVDLGGREFRLLELFLSNLNTVLSKEDLMDRLFSLDQPTALNAIELYVSRLRRKLEGASVEIRTVRGLGYVAEVCAEG
- a CDS encoding tripartite tricarboxylate transporter permease, which codes for MDTLAALGHGFLVALTPYNLLWSAIGVTVGTAVGVLPGIGPALTVALLLPVTYGLEPTSAFIMFAGIYYGAMSGGSTTSILLNAPGESGSIVTAIDGHAMARQGRGAQALATAAIGSFIAGTIATAALTFVAPLMVKMALLFGPAEYFALMVLALTTVTAVLGSSLARGLASLFLGLALGLVGIDMQTGQARLAFGVPELLDGIDTVVVAVGLFAVGETLYVASRHRFETEEIYALKGSKWMSREDWARSWKPWLRGTLLGFPIGTLPAGGSEIPTFLSYLVEKRLAKKPEEFGKGAIEAVAGPEAANNASAAGVLAPLLSLGLPTSATAAIMLAAFQQYGLQPGPTLFDNNPELVWGMIASLYIGNVLLLVLNLPLVGFWVKLLLIPRPWLYAGILVFSSLGAYTLNNNVIDLVILWVIGLLGFGMRVLNVPVAPCVVGLILGPLAEQQFRRALAISQGDPSVFLTHPISAALLIIAALLVIGPMVVRYRSNSAAKGAGKDGSASPSGSHPAT
- the ccoG gene encoding cytochrome c oxidase accessory protein CcoG; the protein is MSVSTTEPQTASRPAESARKSGLYAKHDKIYPKSVAGTFRRLKWLTLICLLSLYYVTPWIRWDRGPNAPDQAVLVDMPGRRLYFFFIELWPQQVYYLTGALILGAIGLFLATALAGRVWCGYACPQTVWSDLFLWVERRIEGDRGDRIRLDHAPWSPAKLGRKAAKHAAWLLIALLTGGAWVFYFNDAPTLALEMLRFEASSSVLLFIGLFTATTYLLAGHAREQVCIYMCPWPRFQAAMQDEESLTVTYEDWRGEGRGHLKRSQSWEERRAAGLGDCIDCGACVHVCPTGVDIRNGPQLACIGCGLCVDACNDVMARIGRPGDLVRFDSLNAQIARANGAKPAFKPIRPRTIVYALLLTVVGGMMAAGLVLKPKVDVNILRDRAPLFVTLSNGDVQNAYTVKVLNMTRAAQTYRLSVTGLPGAVLSVAGGEGEPAEGSVLVQADPDSVATHRVLVRVPKETLRQPSTPAAFVVTRQPDGLTVQHETVFLGP
- a CDS encoding GH12 family glycosyl hydrolase domain-containing protein, whose amino-acid sequence is MTTTLTGSADRLEAGGWAASSNVWNPGGYRSGKDFTQSIALDEAAFPNGTVISWNWPYDSRRALTYENYPVRAYPELTHGVNPWNGAPSTSAVLPARIADLPNFDVTYKVGLTGATNLYNVAVSLWIGDDPKKGIEGVTDEVMVWLHSGYFTPAGEPVATLTDAQGDATLWNKPVFSGGVDGNPIDWEYTVLQYGDDRLAGTLDLDGLLDELQTRGIVNETDWILGFQFGAEVAAGAGSMTVEQLAVDFTAPPTPAVLATPPEPVIAVPPSV
- a CDS encoding TerC family protein, whose translation is MESVDLWSQLAALGQVIAIDLVLAGDNAIVVGMAAAAVPLAQRRKVIFWGIGAAIVLRIFFALITTQLLAIIGLTLAGGVLLLWVCWKMFRELRSHGTDEVAPDEAMEAPDTPVGVSGNAAAGAAVGGVTVGAAIWQIVVADVSMSLDNVLAVAGAAKDHPTILVIGLLLSVVLMGAAANMIAHVLHKHRWVGWVGLAIITYVALDMIWRGSNEVLMHTSWLS
- a CDS encoding sensor histidine kinase, producing MPKAEGFSLRRRLFIRLLGVLAVLTAGLFLFINAYAQRAADAAFDRLLMASALSISDTVRVEDGRFSVDLPYSSLGILAQARRDRVFYRITAPDGELITGYHDLPVAPPRTGVAGAAGGDSATRFENAIFRGMPVRVAVLKRFATQPELGGWVTIAVAQTREERGALARDILANAFLPIAFTVVAAGGLIWFGVRQALAPLGSLERMIRERQPHDFSPIAMPPPQEVSQLVQAINQLMARLQSNLDTMQTFLADAAHQIRTPLASLRLQAELAIDEDDPDALHRIAQRVHRNAVEASQLTSQLLNHAMVIHRSEALKPEDVDLGALLEQVFQRARAVAGDTAIRLDIDRAAEAATVPGDAISLREALTNLLDNAVKYAGPSGPIDLTLTPSPNGRGLRVEIADRGPGVPDAEKRRVLERFGRGSSASGVAGSGLGLAIVTSVVEAHGAAFALLDRPGGGLIARIDFLAADGTAPAPGGAARALLPLLVLCTLLWSPWAQAAQLITYSAPGGERERLRIHSATDRQAIEPLVLDFQQLHPDVTIEYKDMDTADLYAEAVAAPAKGTAAETPDLLISSASDLQVKLVNDGHTQPHRSALTDALPDWANWRDEAFGFTFEPAVIAYNRNLLPDAEVPRTRPALIRLLRDDPARFGRRVATYDTATSGIGYLLAAHDALLFGQYWQLVAMMGNAQARLACCSGDILDLVERGEVLIAYNVLGSYARARAAAGAPIGIVVPEDYTLVISRVAVIPRTAPRPQLAGAFIDYLLSPRGQEVVADRSALYAISSGIKREASASGLRSSTAAPLHPIALSPALLVFLDRLKRERFLQQWQSAILLP
- a CDS encoding glycosyltransferase, which translates into the protein MEVLKFSPEDFSHELLSLEVAKLIKDETPPAEPLTFHAYWDGALNEKHLISVKSCHLFNVRGKANRIIVWTQNGVDNAYRNEIAKYAEIRAFSERDECRGTFLEGYDFGRSLDASFYSDIVRYILLYKHGGVWFDLDCLFLRSVTPLLNQFPGKILAYRWERQNYPNGALYISPTPRSEAMKGNIAFIRNRGRGWGFQQAGLVYDTPMDILVLPCPWFDAGWIDNPVLHFKDFMKASPVAFDLDSFFPGAFCFHWHNKWFDAIEPESPMDRLARDIDRRLSMGG
- a CDS encoding universal stress protein, which encodes MIKKVLVPLTGRPLDRRAIATAFLLAGRFRAHVEGLSVMPQVEIRTSVESAAIPKALVEQLIRIGQEDQARVVDSAHELFEEFRGRFGAAEADSLTGGVAGADGPTASWQQATGPLAETLAEEARLADLVVIAQTSDGTNAMGPAIEASLFGSGRPLLLAPAAEPASVGSAVAVAWDGGAAASRAVAAALPLLQRAGKAVILSADVADPGRTADPDRLSAYLALHGVAASIRRVTASGRAVGRALQETAAEAGCDLLVMGAYGHSRVRERVWGGVTLDVLREPPAIPIFMAH